Genomic window (Drosophila ananassae strain 14024-0371.13 chromosome 3L, ASM1763931v2, whole genome shotgun sequence):
AAACAAGTCTCAATCAAAGTACTTATTCACTAcagaatatatacatattccAAACTGGGTATGCGACACATTTTCGATAAGCGGGATTTGAcccaatttttgtaaagttCTAGTTTTCAAAACGACCTTGTTGGTCGATTATACTAGATTATTGTAGAAACAATATTAGTCAATCAAAACTAGTTTACTGAGGCGTATTTTCAACATCATATTTTGTGATTGTAAAATCATTCCTCATTTCATAACTTTTTTATTCTCCCAGATTCTAAATTGATACATGTTTCATTAACCGAACAATTTTgtaaagttaaatatttagaaGTCACAGCACACTTTTGAGCGGCTTTTCAAATCGAAAAGCTTTTATGTCGTTTCCTATTCGAAGAGCTTAATAGACGATAATCAATAATATTCAATAACTAAGAAaggtggagccgaagttgaatTACTCTTCCAGttaagagtttaaaaatatattatacgATAAATAGCAATTaatcttccaaataatttCTTGTGGATCGGGttttattggccaagatataacAATCGCCAGATTTTGCTGCAGAACTATgtagaatcgatccacaaatcgtttaaggtattccactaaaaattttgttctcagactttgatgcagaattatggagaaccgatccacaaatcgattcagctattccgctcaagactcgggtggaaattggccaagatatagccttcgcagggggtcatattggggtctccatgcatttttccaCATATTGAAGGGGACCCATCagaaaaattgacaaaaaaatgtgaaaatatatctttctcagattttgatgcagatttatggagaatagatttacaaatcgattaaggtattccgctcaaggatccgatgggaattggccaagatatgggcttggtttggggcAAAAggggaaatcctggattttacaagggggtccatcagaaaaaatcgaaaaatggggatggaaaattttgttctcagattttgatgcagaattatggagaatcgatccaaaaatcgtttaaggtattccgctcaaggatccgatgggaattggccaagatatgggcttggtttggggcaaaagtggaaatcctggattttacaagggggtccatcagaaaaaatcgaaaaatggggatggaaaattttgttctcagattttgatgcagattgaagaaGAGTGAaactacaaatcgattaagatactccgctcaaggatccgatgggaattggccaagatatgggcttggtttggggcaaaagtggaaatcctggattttacaagggggtccatcagaaaaaatcgaaaaatggggatggaaaattttgttctcagattttgatgcagaattatggagaatcgatccaaaaatcgtttaaggtattccgctcaagaatcggatggaaattggccaagatatggccatcgctggggaCCAAATTGTCCCTCCAcatattttgaaggggatcccctaggaaatttgaaaaaatattttttatagattttatttattgtaaaaTTATGAAAGAAGGCTGACCATGTGTTTCTTACTTCAACTAACTAGTCTTAGGAGCAGCGTTTACTAGTGCTTAGTTATGACCACGTTGGCTGGAGCAGGCTGTCCGGCATAAAAAGCTGAGTTAACACCATCATCTGAAATATGTAGTAAACACAATAATTATTAgataaatcaaaaaaataataaatatttatgtctAGGATTTTAAGATGCAAAGTCTAGGATAGACTTCATTACTTTTTCTACTCACATGTGATTACTGGACGGAAACCGTTGGCATCGGCCAGGTACTTGACTCCCACCCGCAGACCCTCGGGAGTGATGAAGGAGTAGGCTCCCTCCACCTGCTCTTCCTGCTCCTCGCGGTTTCCAGTGCTCACCGGAACACCCTTCTCCTCTCCGTGAATACCGTTCTCCGTCTCATAGCTGTAGGCGTAGTTTCCAGCTCCGTAGTTCACATGGTTGGTTTGCTCCACGATCCTGGCCTGGGCGGCAGCGATGTAGGGATTGTACTTCTTGTAGAAGCCATCGTAGAAGCGGCGCAGGTTGTACAGATCCCTGTTCCGGTAGTACAGGTCTCGATAGTAGGGATTTCTCAGGTAGGGATTGTACTGGGTCTGTCCTTCGCAGGCGATGGCAGCCAAGGCCAACACAAAGAGGCACGAAAACTGAAGACACACGATTTTCGATTAGAAGTTACACTTTTTGTCCATTCGGAAATAAACTCAAAATTTACCAGCTTCAAAGACATTGTGATTGGGCAACTTGCAGCGATGATCTGTCCGACAGAACTGTAACAGCTTTTGAGCCAACCAGATCGTTTTATAACCAACATTCGGATCCAAAAAGCCAATTTTGCATAAGCATCGAATTTCAGGCCATAAAATACATTGTATTCGGTCAAAAACTTTCGGGCCGGCGGAGAGTTTGACAATTTCCGTTTAGAATTTATATTAGGTTTTATTACAATTCGCGGATCTTTTGTGAGtctatataattaaaaaaaaatccgatgctcTTGGGAGCATCTTGGAGCAAAACGGttaacaaaacacaaaaaaaaaatggccaaaagcaCAGCTGGGGGGCGTTAAGTGTTAATTCGTGTTTAGCCATATGAagaaataaattcaaattttgattatagaaatatttatatattatacgGTAGTGAAATTTGAGAATCAAATGAATAGGGATTTAgttttgtttatctttttttattatgatGATCCACGTGTAAGAATAAAAGGATTACTATATTTGGGTATGCTTtagaagtttttaattttcttgagACGAGTATTGGATTTATTTATTGGTTTCAAATGGGAATAGAAGATAtacatatttctttttttggagAACGGGTGGTAACCTAGAGAATAGATTAAATTATATACAAAACTATCTAGTGTAGTTATAACTAGCTACAActaattataaacatttaaaaGTATAATAATGGTAGCTAATGGTTTGATTGGAGAACCCATCTATATTAAACATACTAGTAGTTTactattattttaattgtattttaaGATCtaagatatttattttaattttctgtgcTATAAATATAGACAGTTTCCTAACGTATTTCTGAGTGTCTCAGCTCAATTGCCtcgaatataatttattatttccatCAGAGGTGAATAAAGCATGAATGGGCGACTTGAGACCCGGCCACATGAATAAATATGAATGAAGTTGAAATTGGATGGATGGTTGGATGGATGGGTGGGTGGCAGGGTGACTGGGGAGAGAGAAGATCTCCATAGAGGGGGGAGAGTTCGGAGTTCGGAGTCCGGAGTCTCGATTGCATCGCCGGCCTTCACATTTCGCGTGCGATTTGGTGGCACTCAACGGGTGCAACAATAGCCATGTAATTGTGTGTCTACACTAGCCAACAAAGTCACGTGCCGGCCAGGCAGGTTTCGGTTTTATTAATTGGCTTTATCGATGCTTCCCCTCCTCTGGTTAATGGCCCAAATTAGCATTCGATAAGATGGGCTGAGAAACTAACAAATTGTGATCAGTAAGCAATCAGAGCCTAAACCCAAAAGTCTACACAAACGCGATTTCCAATCAAAACAGAACCCAACTTTGCTCTCAACTGGGACCATTAATGTCCAAACATCGGCCATTCGTATATTTTATGGTTCCGATTTCTATAGCCACGGAATGCGTTAAATAAGATCTGTACGATCCGCCCCTAGTTCAGACAAAAGATCTTTATTAGCTGATTTGCATAAACGAGCCGCTGAATATTTGCCATCTAATTAATTGGCTCGAATTTATTTAGCATTTGTCTTTAAATATTCATTGGATGATGCCAAGAAGTATCTAAAATTTATCTAAatgtgttgttttttttttttgtggattaACACCATCTGGAAGTGCAATCAATATCTAGGAAATGGTTCCGTTGCGTCGGCTCGTGGCAAATTGTTAAAGTGTGGTAATTAGAATACAAATGATGTATTCCACACTCTTACAAATTATCCAACCACAAAAGGTGACAAGGTGGTAACAAAACAATTAGAACATAAATTATTCACTTCAATGGAATGTGCTGTGAGCCACCCTCTTACCTTTTAACGAGTATATAGTCATGTCTTTGGGTGAACCGGTAACCAGTTTGTGGCCACCAGATATTGGATCGAAATGTCAGGAGTCAAAAAGAAGCAACGTTCCTTCGAGGATTTCTCCTACATGGCGGAAATAATGTTCAAGAGCCTGGGCTATGATCTTATGGACACTCCGCGGTCCCGGTGGCGAAACATCCTGATGCGCGGCTACTTCATCCTGTGCTTAGTCTCCAGTCTGTACGAATCATTCTTTGTGACTTACAGGATCCTGGAGTGGGAGTCAATAGCCGGCAGTCCCTCAAAAGTTATGCGGCAAGGTCTGCACTTCTTCTACATGTTCAGTGCCCAGGTGAAGTTTTTCACCTTCATGGTATACCGGAAAAAGTTGAGAGTCCTCATCAACAACCTGAAGGATCTGTATCCCGAGGAAGAGGATCAAAGGAGACAGTATGATGTGAATAGTTTCTATTTCTCGCGTGCCACTCGCAGTGTCATGTACTTCTATTATATGGTCATGATTTTGATGGCTTTCCATCCACTCATCCAGTCTTGTATCATGTTTGCCGTTGGTCTCGGAAAATCCGACTTTCTCTATTTGCGTATTTTTCCCACGCAATTGAGTTTTGACGTAAGGAACCCCAAAGGCTACATTCTGGGCTATATCATAGACCTGACCTACAGTCAGTTTATAGTAAATGTCAGTCTCGGCACCGATCTCTGGATGATGTGTGTTTCCAGTCAGATATCCATGCATTTTGCCTATTTGGCCAAGGTTTTGTCCTCGCACTTGCCAAATCGGGAAAGAGAAAACGAAGATCGTGATTTTCTGGTAAGCGTGGTCCGGAGACACCAGGTAATTCTCAGGTGAAAAACTATACCTCCTCGATTGGTAACTGTATATTTAATATCAAGATCTAATCCACAGATTGCAAAAGGATGTCAATCAAGTATTTGGACTCCTGTTGGCCTCCAATCTCTTTACAACTGCCAGCTTACTTTGCTGCATGGCTTTCTATTCTGTGGTCCAGGGTTTCAATCTTGAAGGAATTTCATATTTGATGCTTTTTTTAAGTGTTGCAGCCCAGTTTTATATGGTTAGCTCTTATGGGCAGATGCTAATAGACTGGGTAAGCCTtggtatttataaaatatgacaAATTAAAACTATTGTTTTATTGCTTCTGCAGAGCATTCAAATTGCTGCCGCTGCTTATGAACACAAATGGTATGAAGGCTCAATAAGATATATAAAGGATATTGCTTTTATTATGGCACGTGCCCAGCGTCCTGCAGAAATATCCGCCAGGGGCATTATCATTATATCC
Coding sequences:
- the LOC6495702 gene encoding odorant receptor 49a, with amino-acid sequence MSGVKKKQRSFEDFSYMAEIMFKSLGYDLMDTPRSRWRNILMRGYFILCLVSSLYESFFVTYRILEWESIAGSPSKVMRQGLHFFYMFSAQVKFFTFMVYRKKLRVLINNLKDLYPEEEDQRRQYDVNSFYFSRATRSVMYFYYMVMILMAFHPLIQSCIMFAVGLGKSDFLYLRIFPTQLSFDVRNPKGYILGYIIDLTYSQFIVNVSLGTDLWMMCVSSQISMHFAYLAKVLSSHLPNRERENEDRDFLVSVVRRHQVILRLQKDVNQVFGLLLASNLFTTASLLCCMAFYSVVQGFNLEGISYLMLFLSVAAQFYMVSSYGQMLIDWSIQIAAAAYEHKWYEGSIRYIKDIAFIMARAQRPAEISARGIIIISFDTFKTLMTITYRFFAVIRQTVGK
- the LOC6494926 gene encoding larval cuticle protein LCP-22; translation: MLVIKRSGWLKSCYSSVGQIIAASCPITMSLKLFSCLFVLALAAIACEGQTQYNPYLRNPYYRDLYYRNRDLYNLRRFYDGFYKKYNPYIAAAQARIVEQTNHVNYGAGNYAYSYETENGIHGEEKGVPVSTGNREEQEEQVEGAYSFITPEGLRVGVKYLADANGFRPVITYDGVNSAFYAGQPAPANVVITKH